From a region of the Drosophila ananassae strain 14024-0371.13 chromosome XL, ASM1763931v2, whole genome shotgun sequence genome:
- the LOC6502252 gene encoding nudC domain-containing protein 1 has product MPVVVDLRMDRSLLCPNFDGYKLSFDPVPVLRQNFQSEPFRLEPHINQYSMLHTELFAKHNQLWCDPWMRYTTYFMNAKHQLVQCVYDSQSGRARPQRVVFNLDMHDHGDGHAHVPGDYNYSGVFVSERYLVICDGMTTFHLIDTGDRSRPSNDLWQRVSRTPVDNGSDHRGQVLYDARLDMVQERKQISLVAGHVARRDAGATRNRSQVYYNDITWGRWTLSPGPGTWSYTVCQKLETVGSLLYCAFEPRAESLILASTRDVHTPEQREAAAAAAAVDPPRRMVPFENGADPVAVNFSWTQTDDELSIKFPLDGVVRRPDFQIRSTATTVQVEHLGRVLIAGTLFGHVDNELTTWSFGISKLQLTLIKAEPLRWPRLFIQEDAGPDETERDGDEEADPLPDPQLPIPNLEDPLEECDIIFDDDEIKMVRFNLAAGGITHTIFMGSSPLLFNTTLRAGFPPAFATRQGVDASVWLQMYQPSRPDEWNVRHEGQLHAFGYVQASKEQRKYTVCCPDMEYVAICESYRHVLVYRARHDNAEGLRKRNGPPVVVGKQSLVTLDETVGDIIGVSTAPNLITILTEFSLLHLQV; this is encoded by the exons ATGCCAGTGGTGGTGGACCTGCGCATGGACCGCAGCCTGCTCTGCCCGAACTTCGATGGCTACAAGCTGTCCTTCGATCCGGTGCCGGTGTTGCGCCAGAACTTCCAATCGGAGCCCTTCCGCCTGGAGCCACACATCAATCAGTACTCGATGCTGCACACGGAACTCTTCGCCAAACACAACCAACTGTGGTGCGATCCGTGGATGCGATACACCACCTACTTCATGAATGCGAAGCACCAACTGGTGCAGTGCGTCTACGATTCTCAGAGCGGCCGTGCCCGACCGCAGCGTGTCGTCTTCAACCTGGACATGCACGACCATGGCGACGGACATGCCCACGTTCCCGGCGACTACAACTACTCCGGAGTCTTCGTGTCGGAGCGCTACCTAGTCATTTGCGACGGCATGACCACATTCCACTTGATTGATACAGGCGATCGATCCCGTCCCAGCAACGATCTGTGGCAGCGGGTCAGCCGCACGCCTGTGGACAATGGAAGTGATCATCGCGGTCAGGTCCTTTACGACGCTCGCCTGGACATGGTCCAGGAGCGTAAGCAGATCTCTCTAGTCGCGGGACATGTTGCGCGTCGCGATGCCGGGGCAACAAGGAACCGTAGCCAGGTCTACTACAATGACATCACCTGGGGCCGGTGGACGCTCTCGCCAGGGCCCGGTACATGGTCCTACACTGTCTGCCAGAAGCTAGAAACGGTCGGATCGCTGCTATACTGCGCATTTGAGCCGCGCGCCGAGTCCCTGATCCTTGCCAGCACGCGGGATGTCCACACGCCGGAGCAAcgagaagcagcagcagcagcagctgcagtcGACCCTCCACGACGAATGGTCCCATTCGAGAACGGTGCTGATCCAGTGGCCGTGAACTTCTCGTGGACTCAAACTGACGACGAGCTGTCGATCAAATTTCCGTTGGATGGTGTCGTGCGTCGCCCCGATTTTCAAATACGTTCCACGGCCACCACCGTGCAGGTGGAGCACTTGGGCCGGGTGCTGATTGCTGGAACTCTGTTCGGGCATGTGGACAATGAACTCACCACGTGGAGCTTTGGAATCTCAAAGTTGCAGTTGACATTGATCAAGGCGGAGCCGCTGCGCTGGCCGCGGCTGTTCATCCAGGAGGACGCCGGTCCGGACGAAACTGAAAGGGACGGCGACGAGGAAGCTGACCCCCTACCAGATCCACAGTTGCCAATACCCAATCTGGAGGATCCACTGGAGGAATGCGACATTATCTTCGACGACGACGAGATCAAGATGG TTCGTTTCAATCTGGCGGCTGGCGGCATCACGCACACCATATTCATGGGCTCCTCGCCCCTGCTGTTCAACACGACGCTGCGTGCCGGCTTTCCGCCGGCGTTTGCCACTCGCCAGGGCGTGGACGCCTCCGTCTGGCTGCAGATGTACCAGCCGAGTCGCCCAGACGAGTGGAACGTGCGCCACGAGGGGCAGTTGCACGCCTTCGGCTACGTGCAGGCATCCAAGGAGCAACGAAAGTACACCGTGTGCTGCCCGGACATGGAGTATGTTGCCATCTGCGAGAGCTACCGCCATGTGCTCGTCTATCGTGCCCGGCACGACAACGCCGAGGGACTGCGCAAGCGCAACGGCCCGCCCGTGGTAGTTGGGAAGCAGAGTCTGGTCACCCTCGATGAGACCGTTGGCGACATCATCGGCGTCTCCACGGCACCCAACCTGATCACTATCCTGACTGAGTTCTCCCTGCTGCACCTGCAGGTGTGA
- the LOC6502171 gene encoding putative mediator of RNA polymerase II transcription subunit 12, with protein MNFFGAFIAIAICGICGLTQADISLKLRQQQQQQQQQQSLIQKEQYYKTGGFQESNYGNSGYQIFEVHNPVSGPGQAYLPPSSHQDHDDGLSFLGFADAPAPVASPAPVPAPAPAPAPVQAAIPVPFPSNYQHDFQRSKPAAAVGFSGQAYLPPTAAAPVVQQQVQQVQVQQQQQQQVQVQQQQQYAPQSYQAPGYLPPTTTHSQEVSQSVAQTVSTYQAPDYLPPTATPVQQQKVFQAPTYLPPTGNSGSSQVAVTTGSSSSQAEYQAPAYLPPQQQQQVQVQQQQVQVQQQQVQQVQQQQIAQTSSQSYQAPGYLPPGYDFSNPDPLPEALGQAFGHSASVAPAPVQQVAPVQQIAPVQQVSPVQQVATVQTTVQSVAGEYRAPGYLPPGYDEPRTLSQPQPQPQVQQIQQQQVQQVQQVQQVQQVQQQQVVVAPTQATAAHPGALPDGYDFVKPENSEAAIAELHSLQTQTKLLKEQQQRQLQLQQQQQQQQQQQQVVVQSQVQVSRPQQSGDIIYGRPKQQQQQQVQIQQQVQVQHVQHQQQVQHVQHQQQVQHVQQQHYTAPGYLPPTAAAPVPAPVSLPAPAPVRVSVPAPAPVPVAAPAPVPVSIPAPAPAPISLPAPAPLPIPAPAPAPVPAPAPAPAPAPAPVHVHATSSAYQQQQQQYRASGYLPPVASAPVALPAPAPTQVTHIHSLRSYMNTVQPFARYAQPVRQQRHHIHHVQHQQQQQQQVIEVAPMYREQSKRPRFYAPAYARQQVQQVQQAQHHLHHHYHRVVQSQKLQPVPVSIPAPQTLSLKAQQSLQKFMPKDVQVAVNVAMAATAPLPAPVALRGSSRVRTVQIVKPHATRTFKVLETLDQAGVKTIKILGATNEQPQGRHHVVKVVTQNAHSGAETHVQTVKIFDDFGAPVGAVATPVVRQVQQVQQVQNGYLPPARPRTRIVRQASKPLRLHPVASLH; from the exons ATGAAT TTCTTTGGCGCCTTCATTGCGATCGCCATCTGCGGGATCTGTGGATTAACCCAAGCGGATATATCTCTAAAGCTCcgtcaacaacaacaacaacaacagcagcaacagtcgCTGATCCAGAAGGAGCAGTACTATAAGACCGGTGGCTTCCAGGAGAGCAATTACGGCAACTCCGGCTACCAGATCTTCGAGGTCCACAACCCAGTTTCGGGTCCCGGCCAGGCCTACTTGCCGCCCTCTTCCCACCAAGATCATGACGATGGTCTGTCCTTCTTGGGCTTTGCCGATGCTCCAGCTCCCGTAGCTTCTCCTGCTCCAGTTCCGGCtcctgctccggctccggctcctgTCCAGGCTGCCATTCCAGTGCCCTTCCCCTCGAACTACCAGCATGACTTCCAGCGCTCCAAGCCAGCTGCTGCGGTGGGTTTCAGTGGTCAGGCCTATCTGCCACCCACTGCAGCTGCCCCAGTTGTCCAGCAGCAGGTGCAACAGGTGCaagtgcaacagcagcagcagcaacaggtgcaagtgcaacagcaacagcaatatGCCCCTCAAAGCTACCAGGCACCCGGATATCTGccacccaccaccacccactcccAGGAAGTCAGTCAGTCTGTGGCTCAGACAGTCTCCACTTACCAGGCTCCGGATTACCTGCCGCCCACTGCCACACCCGTTCAGCAGCAGAAGGTCTTCCAGGCTCCCACTTACCTCCCACCAACTGGCAACTCTGGCAGCTCTCAAGTGGCAGTGACCACCGGATCCTCCTCCAGCCAGGCTGAGTACCAGGCACCCGCCTATCTGCCacctcagcagcagcagcaggtccaggtccaacagcaacaggtgcaagtgcagcagcaacaggtgcAACaagtgcaacagcaacagattGCTCAGACTTCTAGCCAGAGCTATCAGGCTCCTGGATATCTGCCACCTGGCTATGACTTCTCCAATCCCGATCCCCTGCCCGAGGCTCTGGGCCAGGCCTTTGGACACTCCGCCAGTGTTGCTCCAGCTCCAGTGCAGCAGGTTGCTCCAGTTCAGCAGATTGCTCCTGTCCAGCAGGTTTCTCCTGTCCAGCAGGTTGCTACTGTCCAGACCACTGTCCAGAGTGTTGCTGGAGAGTACCGTGCTCCTGGCTACCTTCCTCCTGGCTACGATGAGCCCAGAACTCTATCCCAGCCTCAGCCACAGCCACAAGTGCAACAGATCCAACAGCAACAGGTGCAACAAGTGCAGCAAGTGCAACAGGTGCAACAAgtgcagcaacagcaagtCGTTGTTGCTCCCACACAGGCCACAGCGGCTCATCCGGGTGCTCTTCCGGATGGCTATGACTTCGTGAAGCCCGAGAACTCCGAGGCAGCCATTGCCGAGCTCCACAGTCTCCAGACTCAGACCAAGTTGCtcaaggagcagcagcagaggcagttgcaactccagcagcagcaacagcaacagcagcagcagcaacaagtgGTTGTCCAGTCGCAGGTTCAGGTCTCCAGGCCTCAGCAGTCTGGGGACATTATCTATGGTCGCcccaagcagcagcagcagcagcaggtccAGATCCAGCAACAGGTGCAGGTGCAACATgtgcagcatcagcaacaggTGCAGCATgtgcaacatcagcaacaggtGCAACAtgtgcagcagcaacactaCACGGCTCCTGGCTATTTGCCGCCCAcggctgctgctccagttCCAGCTCCTGTCTCCCtgccagctcctgctcctgtccGGGTTTCCGTgccagctcctgctccagtTCCAGTTGCAGCACCAGCTCCTGTCCCAGTCTCCattccagctccagctcctgctcccATTTCCCTGCCTGCCCCGGCACCTCTTCCCATTCCagctcccgctcccgctccagTGCCAgctcctgcccctgcccctgcccctgcccctgctccTGTCCACGTCCATGCCACATCCAGCGCctaccagcaacagcagcagcaataccGGGCCTCCGGCTATCTGCCACCAGTGGCCAGTGCTCCAGTCGCCCTGCCTGCTCCCGCCCCCACCCAGGTGACCCACATCCATTCCCTGAGGAGCTACATGAACACTGTCCAGCCCTTCGCCCGCTACGCCCAGCCAGTGCGCCAGCAGCGCCACCACATCCACCACgtccagcaccagcagcagcagcagcaacaggtgATCGAGGTGGCTCCCATGTACCGGGAGCAGTCTAAGCGTCCCAGGTTCTATGCTCCGGCCTATGCCCGCCAGCAGGTCCAGCAAGTCCAGCAGGCCCAGCACCACCTgcaccaccactaccaccgCGTGGTGCAGAGCCAGAAGCTCCAGCCCGTGCCAGTCTCCATCCCGGCTCCCCAGACTCTCAGCCTGAAGGCCCAGCAGTCGCTCCAGAAGTTCATGCCCAAGGACGTCCAGGTGGCGGTCAATGTGGCCATGGCGGCCACCGCTCCCCTGCCTGCTCCCGTCGCCCTGCGTGGCAGCTCCCGGGTGCGCACTGTCCAGATCGTGAAGCCACATGCCACGAGGACCTTCAAGGTCCTGGAGACCCTCGACCAGGCTGGTGTCAAGACCATTAAGATCCTGGGAGCCACCAACGAACAGCCCCAGGGCAGGCACCACGTCGTCAAGGTGGTCACCCAGAATGCCCACAGCGGGGCAGAGACTCACGTCCAGACGGTGAAGATCTTTGACGATTTCGGAGCTCCAGTCGGTGCAGTGGCTACTCCAGTAGTGAGGCAGGTTCAGCAGGTCCAGCAGGTCCAGAACGGCTATCTGCCCCCTGCCCGGCCAAGGACCCGGATCGTCCGGCAGGCGTCCAAGCCCCTGCGCCTGCATCCCGTCGCCAGCCTGCACTAG
- the LOC6502170 gene encoding transmembrane emp24 domain-containing protein 3, producing the protein MVATKSPTHIRYASSSAGILLVATLLVALMHCTSAVEFTFDLADNAEDCFYEEITRNTSAYFEFQVSAGGQLDVDVHLKDPQGKVIYKQEKATFDSYQFVAELTGVYTACFGNQFSAFSHKIVYVDFQVGDEPALPGVDEHATVLTQMETSSQAIHKGLNDILDAQTHHRLREAQGRKRAEDLNSRVMVWSSLETAAVVLIGLVQILVLRNFFTDRKPSQAHYGRL; encoded by the coding sequence ATGGTGGCCACCAAAAGTCCAACACATATCCGGTACGCCAGCAGTTCGGCTGGCATCCTGCTGGTCGCCACCCTCCTGGTGGCCCTGATGCACTGCACCAGCGCCGTGGAGTTCACCTTTGACCTGGCGGACAATGCCGAAGACTGTTTCTACGAGGAGATCACGCGCAACACCAGCGCCTACTTCGAGTTCCAGGTCTCGGCCGGCGGCCAACTGGACGTGGACGTCCATCTGAAGGATCCGCAGGGCAAAGTGATCTACAAGCAGGAGAAGGCCACCTTCGACAGCTACCAGTTCGTGGCGGAGCTTACTGGCGTGTACACCGCCTGCTTCGGCAACCAGTTCTCGGCCTTCTCGCATAAGATCGTCTACGTGGACTTCCAGGTGGGCGATGAGCCGGCCCTGCCCGGCGTCGACGAGCACGCCACCGTGCTCACCCAGATGGAGACCTCGTCGCAGGCCATTCACAAGGGCCTCAACGACATCCTCGACGCCCAAACGCATCACCGTCTCCGCGAAGCGCAGGGTCGTAAACGGGCCGAGGATCTCAACTCCCGGGTGATGGTCTGGTCATCGCTGGAGACGGCCGCTGTGGTGCTGATCGGTCTCGTTCAGATCCTGGTGCTGCGCAACTTCTTCACGGACCGCAAGCCCAGCCAGGCCCACTACGGCCGCCTGTAG